Proteins from a single region of Rhipicephalus sanguineus isolate Rsan-2018 chromosome 5, BIME_Rsan_1.4, whole genome shotgun sequence:
- the LOC119394035 gene encoding tRNA wybutosine-synthesizing protein 3 homolog, which produces MDSFAKEKRERLGGADVSRKGTIDSRIIDVTDRLNSFPQYCTTSSCSGRIIFFSGAESDVGKPAAKKGCQWHLVTHDLLTQDELDKTLATVNKSATLKFEPFILHVWCHTLDAAQKLLAVSIGAGCRNSGIMLSKSGKVHVAVRTTLSLEVPLSDNENILVTPMYLNFLRKQANEKMTENWKRLQRFSDALSKLHCENEGKSATRQLPRDSLVARTKTKKTSVAFDYDESVSGLFDFSS; this is translated from the exons ATGGATTCGTTTGCGAAGGAAAAACGCGAGCGCCTTGGAGGTGCCGATGTAAGCCGCAAAGGGACGATAGATTCCAGGATAATCGATGTTACCGACCGACTGAACTCATTTCCGCAATACTGTACCACAAGCTCATGCTCTGGGAGAatcatatttttttcaggcgcaGAA TCCGACGTTGGAAAGCCAGCAGCTAAGAAGGGATGTCAGTGGCACCTCGTCACGCATGATCTTCTCACACAAGATGAACTG gaCAAGACATTGGCAACAGTCAACAAGTCTGCAACTCTCAAGTTTGAACCATTCATCCTCCATGTATGGTGTCACACTCTGGACGCAGCCCAAAAGCTG CTGGCAGTGAGCATAGGGGCCGGATGTCGCAATTCCGGCATAATGCTAAGCAAGTCGGGCAAGGTTCACGTG GCAGTTCGGACCACACTCTCGTTGGAGGTTCCACTTTCTGATAATGAAAACATCCTTGTCACACCCATG TACCTGAACTTTCTGAGGAAGCAAGCGAATGAAAAAATGACGGAAAACTGGAAACGGCTACAAAG GTTTTCAGATGCGCTTAGCAAACTTCACTGTGAAAATGAAGGCAAGTCCGCAACACGTCAACTCCCCAGAGATTCGTTGGTTGCAAGGACCAAGACGAAGAAGACATCCGTTGCATTCGATTACGATGAAAGCGTTTCTGGTCTTTTCGACTTCTCCTCATGA